Genomic DNA from Corticium candelabrum chromosome 5, ooCorCand1.1, whole genome shotgun sequence:
GAATCATCGACAGAATGTGTGATAAACTTTCACAACAAGTACTAGTAGTATGTGATGCTGAACATTCAGATGAGCATGCTAGAGCTCTGCATTCTTTATAGTAGCTTCATTTAAACTCAATGGCTGTACAATGTTTGCTTGGTTATTTTTTAAGTAGTAACGTATTAAAATTGTTAGTGTCTGCAACGTACTGTGTgtaaacaacagaaagacTTGAGTGAAGAATTTGGCTATTCTGCTTGTTTTTGAAAGATCAAGATAAACTATAGATACtagctgttgtttgttgtcattacTGTATATGTTCATGCTTATGCAATAGCAGTATGATCATATATTGTCAATTAGTTGAAATAATATATAAGCACTCATTGCAGAAATTGCTGATTTATTTAGAGAATATGCAAGCCCAGGTGCCTTGAAATTTATGTAATCTTTGATCTGTCAAGTTAGAAAACCAGCAAACAAGAGTGACAAAGAATTCATGTAGAGACACAGTGGTTTCACATGCATAGTGAGACTAATTAGGAGCATGTCTCATTTCTTAGTCGCTATTGCAACAAGTACACAGCAAAGTGAGACTGAAACTCTTTAGCgttgttttcttttgtttctaGCGTACAACTGGCTTCAGATGAATGTCAAAATGCGTGTAATGGGGACAACTGGGAAAGTGGAAGTCCCAAAGCTCAATGATGAAACAGCTGTTGAGCTAGGAGCAGAATTGATTGGTGAATTTTTCATTTATACCATTGCATCTGCAGGAATTTTTGCTGAGTACTATCGAAGCTCAAGGAAGGAACAAGAGAAACAGGACTTACAGGATGAGAGTTTAAAGACATTGCAGGCAAAAGTACAAGAGCTTGAATTAAGTGTTGAAACACAAGCAGCTCAACTAAGAGAAGTCGACCGGTTAGTACAAGGTATGAGAGGACGTCCTAGTGATGGTAAATATCACTCCAAAACATGAAATAGCGTATTAAAACAAGATAATGCAGCTGTAGGTATAGTGATTATTGAACTTGAAATAATGGTCACAAACTGACACGAGGAACAAATACAACTTGTATTTTGTAGAATGCGTCTTTGCTTGCAGGGACTACTTAGAGTTTGGTAACTGGGCACAATGCTACCTTTAGGGTTGTGGTCATTGCCATCTGCACCCATGGTTTATAATGCGTAACTTCTTGAGCTATAGCAGTGCGACTAAGTAGACTATTGACTGAAAGATGGTGAAATTGAAATATCATTAGCTTTGACTAAGTTTAATGTAGTTACACGAActatttgattaattaatgatgttaatagatagatagataactGTTTTAGTTATCCAGGGAAACACCTTTGGCAACACCGATCTTGCAGGCACCCTAATCACTGGATTCTTC
This window encodes:
- the LOC134180194 gene encoding optic atrophy 3 protein homolog; this translates as MVVGVFPLGKLLYLGIRQISKPIANQLKAGAKRSLWFKRYVCMPPAQAYNWLQMNVKMRVMGTTGKVEVPKLNDETAVELGAELIGEFFIYTIASAGIFAEYYRSSRKEQEKQDLQDESLKTLQAKVQELELSVETQAAQLREVDRLVQGMRGRPSDGKYHSKT